From the genome of Hydrogenophilus thermoluteolus, one region includes:
- the moaE gene encoding molybdopterin synthase catalytic subunit MoaE translates to MAKDAVTIRVQSEDFDPGVETQHLHEADPTVGAVATFLGLVRAHPQEDGAVTTMTLEHYPGMTEKALAAIVDEARRRWPLTAVTVIHRVGPLAVGDRIVFVGCASSHRAAAFAACEFLMDYLKTRAPFWKKEATASGETRWVDARASDEERASRW, encoded by the coding sequence ATGGCCAAGGACGCAGTGACGATCCGCGTTCAAAGCGAAGATTTCGACCCGGGGGTCGAAACGCAGCACCTTCACGAAGCCGACCCGACCGTGGGCGCTGTCGCCACCTTTCTGGGGCTCGTGCGGGCGCACCCGCAAGAGGATGGCGCGGTGACGACGATGACGCTGGAACACTACCCAGGTATGACCGAAAAGGCGCTCGCGGCGATCGTCGACGAGGCGCGGCGCCGTTGGCCGCTTACCGCGGTGACGGTGATTCACCGCGTCGGGCCACTTGCGGTGGGGGACCGCATCGTCTTCGTCGGCTGCGCCAGTAGCCACCGCGCCGCCGCGTTTGCTGCGTGTGAATTTCTGATGGATTATCTGAAAACCCGCGCGCCCTTCTGGAAAAAGGAGGCAACCGCGTCGGGCGAAACGCGCTGGGTCGACGCGCGTGCAAGCGACGAAGAACGCGCCTCGCGCTGGTGA
- the moaD gene encoding molybdopterin converting factor subunit 1 produces the protein MALSIKYFARVRDALGTSGETLAWNATWQTVDDLRQALCARGGAWAETLSREEIHCARNQQIAAWNDPIADGDEIAFFPPVTGG, from the coding sequence ATGGCGCTTTCCATCAAATACTTTGCGCGCGTGCGCGACGCGCTGGGAACGAGCGGGGAAACACTCGCTTGGAACGCAACGTGGCAAACCGTCGACGATCTGCGTCAAGCGCTGTGCGCACGGGGTGGGGCGTGGGCCGAGACGTTGAGCCGCGAGGAGATCCACTGCGCGCGCAATCAGCAGATCGCCGCGTGGAACGACCCGATCGCCGATGGCGACGAGATCGCTTTCTTCCCCCCTGTGACGGGAGGCTGA
- the mobB gene encoding molybdopterin-guanine dinucleotide biosynthesis protein B, whose protein sequence is MRVIGIAGWSGSGKTTLIERMIPVWCAQGLRVATIKHAHHGFDLDTPGKDSWRHREAGASKVLMLSDARWVLMSELRGAPEPPFAEQLRLLAPCDLVVVEGFKRAPIPKVEVYRPEVGKPPIWPEEPMIRAVATPGGEQARSALPEECLLPLLDLDHPEAVAEAALELAYSAEQWEEEEIEDNHE, encoded by the coding sequence ATGCGCGTCATCGGTATCGCCGGCTGGTCCGGATCAGGAAAAACGACCTTGATCGAACGCATGATCCCGGTGTGGTGCGCCCAGGGGTTGCGCGTCGCGACGATCAAACATGCGCACCACGGCTTCGACCTCGATACCCCAGGGAAGGACTCGTGGCGTCACCGCGAAGCCGGAGCCAGCAAAGTGTTGATGCTTTCCGACGCGCGTTGGGTTTTGATGAGCGAATTGCGCGGTGCGCCGGAGCCCCCCTTCGCCGAGCAGCTGCGGTTGCTGGCGCCGTGCGATCTCGTCGTCGTCGAAGGCTTCAAACGGGCGCCGATCCCGAAAGTGGAAGTGTACCGCCCGGAAGTGGGCAAACCGCCGATCTGGCCAGAAGAGCCGATGATCCGTGCCGTGGCGACCCCGGGTGGCGAGCAAGCACGGTCGGCGCTTCCTGAGGAGTGCCTGTTGCCCTTGCTCGATCTGGACCACCCAGAAGCCGTTGCCGAAGCGGCGCTCGAATTGGCCTACAGTGCCGAGCAATGGGAAGAAGAGGAGATCGAGGACAACCATGAGTGA
- a CDS encoding ATP-dependent DNA helicase, with translation MVPEKALPEIDSPTTGAHAPATDAWVEAVRDLFAPSGRLAQKLRDFTQRAAQQEMAVAVAHAIATRAILVAEAGTGTGKTFAYLAPALLSGKRTLVSTGTRTLQDQLFHRDLPRLTAALGVPVKRALLKGRNNYVCWFHLERNLEEGRFLEPETGGWLREIRRFARHSQSGDKSECATVPENAPAWSYATSTRDNCVGSECPHFDDCFVFRARREALDAELVVVNHHLFFSDQQIKEEGVAGLLPACDVVIFDEAHQLPDLLPHYYGESVSTFEALRLAHDARVELSTLGGDFRDGVAVVDRFEKTTRDVRLALPLTGTLRGTIADLPQSAPFVAALVTWQAAASAVHQALAAVAERTELLAKLAEKAKRFARALDTWQQAAPTGNGEEVFWFDASAHHLTLNRTPLTATEAVRDLIAASPAAWIFTSATLTVGGRFDHFRHQMGLTRITEKPSTAARWESPFDYRRQALLIVPDAIPEPNAAGHREAVAQVARRLATAANGRTLVLCTALAAMRAVAETLRTQGGTDDAPFVVLTQGDAPKETLLARFTTTPRAVLVASHSFWEGVDVVGEALSVVVIDRLPFAPPNEPLLAAQIARMKRAGSDPFLTIQVPRAATLLQQGAGRLVRSERDHGVLCICDVRLATRGYGKVLWSSLPPFRRSRSLAVAENFLRTLFPEPRETAAPSGVHSDGAP, from the coding sequence ATGGTGCCGGAAAAAGCCCTGCCGGAAATCGATTCGCCCACCACAGGCGCGCATGCCCCAGCCACCGACGCGTGGGTCGAGGCGGTGCGTGACCTTTTTGCGCCTTCGGGTCGGCTTGCGCAGAAACTGCGCGATTTCACTCAGCGCGCAGCACAACAAGAGATGGCGGTGGCGGTCGCGCACGCGATCGCCACACGCGCCATCCTGGTTGCCGAAGCGGGCACCGGTACCGGCAAGACCTTCGCCTATTTGGCCCCGGCTCTCCTTTCCGGCAAGCGAACCTTGGTGTCGACGGGTACCCGTACTTTGCAAGATCAGCTCTTTCACCGTGACCTGCCGCGGCTCACCGCGGCGCTCGGCGTACCTGTCAAACGCGCCCTCCTCAAAGGGCGCAATAACTATGTCTGTTGGTTTCATCTCGAGCGCAATCTCGAAGAAGGGCGCTTCCTAGAGCCGGAAACCGGTGGCTGGTTGCGCGAAATCCGCCGCTTTGCGCGGCACAGCCAAAGCGGGGACAAGAGCGAATGTGCTACGGTGCCCGAAAATGCGCCGGCTTGGTCCTACGCCACCTCGACGCGCGACAACTGCGTCGGCAGCGAATGCCCCCATTTCGACGACTGCTTCGTCTTCCGCGCACGCCGCGAAGCGCTCGATGCCGAATTGGTCGTCGTCAACCACCACCTCTTTTTCTCCGATCAGCAGATCAAAGAGGAGGGTGTTGCCGGGCTTTTGCCAGCGTGTGACGTGGTGATCTTCGACGAAGCGCACCAGCTTCCCGACCTGCTCCCCCATTACTACGGCGAGTCGGTGTCGACCTTCGAAGCATTGCGTCTCGCCCACGATGCGCGCGTTGAGTTGTCGACGCTGGGCGGTGATTTCCGTGACGGCGTGGCGGTGGTCGACCGCTTCGAAAAGACGACCCGGGACGTGCGTTTGGCGTTGCCACTCACTGGGACGCTGCGAGGGACGATCGCCGATCTGCCACAGAGCGCCCCTTTCGTCGCAGCGCTCGTCACTTGGCAAGCGGCGGCGTCGGCGGTGCATCAGGCGCTTGCGGCGGTTGCCGAACGCACCGAACTGTTGGCGAAGCTCGCGGAGAAGGCCAAACGGTTCGCCCGCGCGCTCGACACCTGGCAACAGGCCGCACCGACAGGAAACGGTGAAGAGGTGTTCTGGTTCGACGCCAGCGCGCACCATCTGACGCTCAACCGCACACCTCTTACTGCAACCGAAGCGGTGCGGGATCTGATCGCCGCGTCGCCCGCGGCGTGGATCTTCACCTCGGCTACCCTCACCGTCGGGGGGCGGTTCGACCATTTCCGGCATCAGATGGGGCTTACCCGCATCACCGAAAAACCGAGCACGGCGGCGCGGTGGGAAAGCCCGTTCGACTACCGAAGGCAGGCGCTCTTGATCGTTCCCGACGCGATTCCCGAACCGAACGCAGCCGGGCATCGCGAAGCGGTCGCTCAGGTGGCGCGGCGGCTTGCCACCGCTGCGAACGGACGGACGCTCGTGTTGTGCACGGCGCTTGCCGCGATGCGCGCGGTGGCCGAAACGCTGCGCACCCAGGGCGGGACCGACGACGCACCGTTCGTGGTGCTCACCCAAGGAGACGCCCCCAAAGAGACGCTGCTCGCGCGCTTTACCACGACGCCACGCGCTGTGCTCGTCGCCAGCCACAGTTTTTGGGAAGGGGTCGATGTCGTGGGCGAAGCACTCTCGGTGGTGGTGATCGACCGCTTGCCGTTCGCACCGCCCAACGAGCCGCTCCTAGCGGCCCAGATTGCGCGGATGAAACGCGCGGGCAGTGACCCCTTTCTCACCATCCAAGTGCCGCGCGCCGCGACGCTCTTGCAGCAGGGAGCGGGGCGGTTGGTCCGCAGCGAACGGGACCATGGCGTACTTTGCATTTGTGATGTGCGTCTGGCAACCCGTGGTTATGGCAAGGTTCTGTGGTCGAGCCTGCCCCCGTTCCGCCGCAGTCGCTCGCTCGCGGTCGCGGAAAATTTCTTGCGCACCCTGTTCCCGGAGCCGCGTGAAACGGCGGCACCAAGCGGCGTTCACTCCGACGGCGCGCCCTGA
- a CDS encoding phasin family protein, translating into MSSKKTTTKPSPTDEPWAAMMNEWLALTQSAMAQTQRLVALQNELARTLFEESIRASQALADTSDPSAQQQQQQAFAQRVTQQVIAAMNEVTQLTVKSQAEMNQFLTRSLETSGALWQRWWQQGSAEQKGAVSPFPWGITQAGQPLWPDPSKTLEAMQEATRMTTEMWQKMAGIGQSEKPQQ; encoded by the coding sequence ATGAGCAGCAAGAAAACCACCACGAAGCCCAGCCCGACGGACGAACCGTGGGCAGCGATGATGAACGAATGGCTTGCGCTGACGCAAAGCGCGATGGCGCAGACGCAGCGGCTCGTCGCGTTGCAAAACGAGTTGGCTCGGACGCTTTTCGAGGAGAGTATCCGCGCGTCGCAAGCGCTCGCGGATACCAGTGACCCTTCGGCGCAACAGCAGCAGCAACAAGCGTTCGCGCAGCGCGTCACCCAACAGGTGATCGCGGCAATGAACGAAGTGACGCAGCTCACCGTGAAGAGCCAAGCGGAGATGAATCAGTTTCTTACCCGGTCACTCGAAACGAGCGGCGCACTCTGGCAGCGGTGGTGGCAGCAGGGAAGCGCAGAACAGAAAGGTGCTGTCTCGCCCTTCCCGTGGGGAATTACCCAGGCTGGCCAGCCGCTCTGGCCCGACCCCAGCAAGACGCTCGAAGCGATGCAAGAAGCCACACGGATGACCACAGAAATGTGGCAAAAAATGGCAGGGATCGGTCAATCCGAAAAGCCCCAGCAATAA
- a CDS encoding molybdopterin molybdotransferase MoeA, giving the protein MSDLMPFEAARAQLLAAVRPVSEYEVVALAAARNRVLAEPIHSPIAIPERDTSAMDGYAVRAADVAEPGVTLPVTQRIPAGSVGVPLQPGGAARIFTGAPLPEGADAVVMQEMTEAHGGHVTFHHAPRPGEAVRRAGSEVAHGARVLEAGTRLRPQEIAMAASVGCAHLPVFRRVKVALLATGDELVAPGEPLPPGGVYNSNRYQLIALLEALGCLVTHLGAIPDTLEATCDALARAAEDADLILSTGGVSVGEADHVKPAVERLGRLDLWRLRIKPGKPLAFGHVGATHFVGLPGNPVSSFVTFLLLVRPLLLRLMGVDDVLPHVIEVPAAFAWTRPDKRREFLRARLNGDGAAEIFPDQGSATIASLVWAQGLVEVPEGTPIAPGDRVRFWPMSELLA; this is encoded by the coding sequence ATGAGTGACTTGATGCCGTTTGAGGCGGCTCGCGCCCAACTGTTGGCTGCAGTCCGACCGGTTTCCGAATACGAAGTCGTCGCGCTTGCGGCAGCGCGCAATCGCGTTTTGGCCGAGCCGATCCATTCGCCGATCGCGATTCCCGAGCGTGATACCTCGGCGATGGATGGTTATGCGGTACGCGCGGCCGATGTTGCCGAACCGGGCGTGACGCTCCCGGTGACGCAGCGCATCCCGGCCGGTTCCGTTGGTGTGCCGTTGCAGCCTGGGGGTGCGGCGCGCATCTTCACCGGTGCGCCGCTTCCCGAAGGCGCCGACGCGGTGGTGATGCAGGAGATGACCGAAGCGCACGGTGGCCACGTGACCTTCCACCACGCGCCCCGACCAGGGGAAGCGGTGCGGCGCGCCGGGAGCGAAGTGGCGCACGGCGCGCGGGTACTGGAAGCGGGAACCCGCTTGCGGCCGCAAGAGATCGCGATGGCGGCAAGCGTGGGCTGTGCGCACCTGCCGGTCTTTCGCCGGGTCAAGGTTGCGCTCTTGGCAACCGGGGACGAGCTGGTCGCTCCGGGTGAGCCGTTGCCGCCAGGAGGCGTCTACAACTCCAACCGCTATCAATTGATTGCGCTTCTTGAAGCGCTGGGTTGTCTGGTCACCCATTTGGGGGCGATTCCCGATACGCTCGAGGCCACTTGTGACGCATTGGCGCGTGCTGCCGAAGACGCCGACCTCATCCTCTCCACTGGGGGCGTTTCGGTGGGAGAAGCGGACCACGTGAAACCCGCGGTCGAACGGCTTGGGCGGCTGGACCTGTGGCGACTGCGGATCAAACCGGGGAAGCCGCTGGCGTTCGGTCACGTCGGCGCGACCCATTTCGTCGGCTTGCCCGGTAACCCCGTTTCGAGTTTCGTCACCTTTTTGCTGTTGGTCCGGCCGCTGCTGCTCCGACTCATGGGGGTCGATGACGTCTTACCGCACGTGATCGAAGTGCCGGCAGCATTCGCGTGGACGCGCCCGGACAAACGGCGGGAGTTCCTGCGCGCCCGGTTGAATGGGGACGGAGCCGCTGAAATCTTCCCCGATCAGGGTTCGGCAACGATCGCCTCGCTCGTCTGGGCGCAGGGGTTGGTCGAAGTGCCCGAAGGGACGCCGATCGCTCCGGGTGACCGCGTGCGCTTTTGGCCGATGAGTGAATTATTGGCGTAA